The genomic region GGCACAGGTGCAGGATTCCCTGGATTAATTGTAAAGATAGCCAGACCTGATCTCAGAATTTTTCTAGTAGAGGGCTATCCTCCTCGTGTATCCTTTATGAAAAAGATTGTAAAAGAACTGGCACTCGAGGATGTCTATCCGTATCTATGCCACGTAGGATTTCAAAACTGCCCTCTTAAAGTATCGTTAGTGTTGGCCCGCGGCTACGGAAGCCCAAGTAAGTTTTTGAAACATGGCCGCGAGATTTTTGGGGCTTCTCAGGGCTTATATCTCTGGCGTAAAGATGTGGAGAAATGTTCGTTGAAAAAATTGCCCATTAAACCAGTTTAT from Thermodesulfatator indicus DSM 15286 harbors:
- a CDS encoding RsmG family class I SAM-dependent methyltransferase, which codes for MKRPPDISWEEGFDWLKEKLKASHISYDLKIFGPKLKAYLAAFEKEAQALNLTAAKSRFDLLAGPVYEALFLAKYLPRNMTCADLGTGAGFPGLIVKIARPDLRIFLVEGYPPRVSFMKKIVKELALEDVYPYLCHVGFQNCPLKVSLVLARGYGSPSKFLKHGREIFGASQGLYLWRKDVEKCSLKKLPIKPVYCLPISSRPVELLVFHF